Proteins from a single region of Selenihalanaerobacter shriftii:
- the radA gene encoding DNA repair protein RadA: MAKIKRRYICQECGHEALKWSGKCDDCGSWNTLVEEIYDKKEEKEKKKKKQQFQSQNKAHKIDEITTTKVGRLETGIGELDRVLGGGIVPGSLTLIGGAPGIGKSTLLLQVSNQISNKYERVLYISAEESAHQVKLRANRLDVSSSDIYILAETNYFLIEEEVKEIDPDLVIIDSIQTIYNPDYDSAPGSVSQVRECTSKLMRLAKTEEISIFLVGHVTKEGAIAGPRVLEHMVDTVLYFDGDQHHLYRILRSVKNRFGSTDEIGIFEMKQQGLIEVLNPSERFVSERPEDISGSVIVSCLEGTRSILVEVQALVSTANFGNPSRMTSGVDHKRVSLILAVLEKRLGLHIQGQDVHINIAGGVQVDEPGIDLGIVVAIISSFRDLSISDDLVVFGEIGLSGEIRAVSQVEKRINEACKLGFKQFIVPENNLSSLDLDVTEIDVFGVNQISEVLDLVLGGE, translated from the coding sequence ATGGCAAAAATCAAAAGAAGATATATCTGCCAAGAATGTGGACATGAAGCTTTAAAATGGAGTGGAAAATGTGATGATTGTGGTAGTTGGAATACTTTAGTCGAAGAAATATATGATAAGAAGGAAGAAAAGGAAAAAAAGAAAAAGAAACAGCAGTTTCAAAGCCAAAATAAAGCACATAAGATAGATGAAATTACAACGACGAAAGTTGGTAGATTAGAGACTGGAATTGGTGAATTAGATAGGGTTTTAGGAGGAGGAATTGTTCCAGGTTCACTTACTTTAATTGGTGGAGCACCTGGAATAGGAAAATCGACCCTCTTATTACAAGTATCTAATCAAATTAGCAATAAGTATGAAAGGGTCTTATACATATCGGCTGAGGAATCTGCACATCAGGTTAAGTTAAGAGCAAATAGATTAGATGTTTCTAGTTCTGATATATACATATTAGCAGAGACTAACTATTTTTTAATAGAAGAAGAGGTTAAAGAGATAGACCCAGATTTAGTAATTATAGATTCAATTCAAACTATTTATAATCCAGACTATGATTCAGCCCCAGGTAGTGTTAGTCAAGTGAGGGAATGCACTAGTAAGCTAATGAGGTTAGCAAAGACTGAGGAGATATCTATATTTTTAGTAGGTCATGTTACTAAAGAAGGAGCTATTGCTGGACCAAGGGTATTAGAACACATGGTTGATACTGTGCTCTATTTTGATGGTGACCAGCATCATTTATATAGAATTTTAAGATCTGTTAAGAATCGGTTTGGCTCAACTGATGAGATAGGTATTTTTGAAATGAAACAACAAGGGTTAATAGAAGTTTTAAATCCTTCAGAACGCTTTGTTTCAGAGCGACCTGAAGATATTTCTGGATCAGTGATTGTATCATGTTTAGAAGGGACTAGGTCTATTTTAGTGGAGGTGCAGGCTTTAGTTAGTACTGCTAATTTTGGGAATCCAAGTCGGATGACTTCTGGAGTAGATCATAAAAGAGTTTCTTTAATCTTGGCAGTTTTAGAGAAAAGATTAGGGCTACATATTCAAGGGCAAGATGTTCATATTAATATTGCTGGTGGTGTTCAAGTTGATGAGCCTGGTATTGATCTGGGGATTGTTGTAGCTATAATTTCTAGTTTTAGAGATCTATCTATTTCTGATGATTTAGTGGTTTTTGGAGAAATAGGATTATCAGGAGAAATTAGAGCTGTTAGTCAAGTAGAAAAAAGGATTAATGAAGCATGCAAATTAGGTTTTAAGCAATTTATAGTTCCTGAAAACAATCTTTCCTCTTTAGACTTAGATGTAACTGAAATAGATGTTTTTGGGGTTAATCAGATTTCAGAGGTATTGGATTTAGTTTTAGGGGGTGAGTAA
- the disA gene encoding DNA integrity scanning diadenylate cyclase DisA has product MRIKNENFKEVLKLLAPGTAFREGLENILRAKTGGLIVVGDSEEVLGIVDGGFNINSELTSARLYELAKMDGAIVLSSDCKRILCANAQLVPDPSITSMETGTRHRTAERVAKQTGELVISISQRRDIISLYKEEQKYVLEDIRVILAKANQAIQTLEKYRSVLDQTLNKVSALEFQDLVTVSDVTTVLQRTEMVLRIGTEIERYINELGTEGRLINMQLEELLANVKGEGLLLIKDYITQSQIELNDDSQEGDEELESEELSNSPEDILDNISNYVSDDLVSLTTISKKLGYGGNMSVLDLSVSPRGYRLLRKIPRLPMPVIENLVETFSDFQEVLNASIDELDDVDGVGEVRAQAIKEGLKRLRDQALLEQRMYL; this is encoded by the coding sequence GTGCGAATTAAAAATGAAAATTTTAAAGAAGTACTTAAACTTTTAGCTCCGGGGACAGCTTTTAGAGAGGGGTTAGAGAACATTTTAAGAGCTAAGACTGGTGGGCTAATAGTAGTTGGTGATAGTGAAGAAGTATTAGGAATAGTAGATGGTGGATTTAATATTAATAGTGAATTGACTTCTGCACGCTTATATGAATTAGCAAAAATGGATGGAGCTATTGTTCTTAGTAGTGATTGCAAACGAATTTTATGTGCTAATGCTCAATTAGTTCCTGATCCTTCTATTACTTCAATGGAGACAGGGACTAGACATCGGACTGCAGAACGAGTAGCTAAACAGACTGGAGAGTTAGTAATTTCGATTTCTCAACGAAGAGATATTATATCTTTATATAAAGAAGAACAAAAATATGTATTAGAGGATATTAGAGTGATCTTAGCTAAAGCTAATCAGGCTATTCAGACATTAGAGAAATATAGAAGTGTTTTAGATCAAACTCTAAATAAAGTAAGTGCTTTAGAATTTCAAGACTTAGTTACTGTTTCTGATGTAACAACGGTTTTACAGAGGACAGAAATGGTTTTAAGAATAGGAACAGAAATTGAGAGGTATATTAATGAATTAGGAACAGAGGGTAGATTGATTAATATGCAGCTAGAGGAATTACTAGCTAATGTCAAAGGAGAAGGACTTCTATTAATTAAAGATTATATTACTCAATCTCAAATTGAATTAAATGATGATTCTCAGGAAGGTGATGAAGAGTTAGAATCTGAAGAGTTGAGTAATTCTCCAGAAGATATTCTAGATAATATTTCAAACTATGTATCTGATGATTTAGTTAGCTTAACGACAATTAGTAAGAAGTTAGGTTATGGAGGGAACATGAGTGTATTAGATCTTTCTGTATCACCTCGTGGATATAGATTATTACGTAAAATACCAAGATTACCTATGCCGGTGATTGAAAATTTAGTAGAGACATTTAGCGATTTCCAGGAGGTTTTAAATGCTTCTATAGATGAACTAGATGATGTAGATGGAGTTGGAGAAGTGAGAGCACAAGCTATAAAGGAAGGTTTGAAACGTTTAAGAGATCAAGCATTATTGGAACAGAGGATGTATCTGTAA
- a CDS encoding CarD family transcriptional regulator: MFETGDKIVYPNHGAGTIVGIEEKEVLGETKRYYIMKLPIGEMKVMIPMDNVQDIGIRDVIDGKRVDDVFTVLDDEKSEMSQNWNRRYRSNTEKIKTGDIFEVAEVVRNLTLRDMEKGLSTGEKKMLSNCRQILVSELVLAKDESEEEIQQQIDEIFVEEEEEEE; this comes from the coding sequence ATGTTTGAAACTGGTGATAAGATAGTTTATCCTAATCATGGTGCTGGAACTATTGTTGGGATTGAAGAGAAAGAAGTACTTGGAGAGACTAAGAGATATTATATTATGAAATTACCGATTGGGGAAATGAAGGTCATGATTCCAATGGATAATGTACAGGATATTGGAATTAGGGACGTTATAGATGGAAAAAGAGTAGACGATGTATTTACGGTATTAGATGATGAGAAGAGTGAGATGTCACAAAACTGGAATAGACGATATAGAAGTAATACCGAAAAGATTAAAACTGGAGATATATTTGAAGTAGCAGAAGTAGTTAGAAATCTAACCTTAAGAGATATGGAGAAAGGGTTATCTACTGGAGAAAAAAAGATGTTAAGTAATTGTAGACAAATTTTAGTTAGTGAATTAGTTTTAGCTAAAGATGAAAGTGAAGAGGAAATCCAACAACAGATTGATGAAATATTTGTTGAAGAAGAGGAAGAAGAAGAATAA